One window of the Nicotiana tabacum cultivar K326 unplaced genomic scaffold, ASM71507v2 Un00080, whole genome shotgun sequence genome contains the following:
- the LOC142178939 gene encoding premnaspirodiene oxygenase-like: MQFFNFFSLFLFVSFLFLFKKWKNSNSQTKRLPPGPWKLPILGSMLHMLGGLPHHVLRDLAKKYGPIMHLQLGEVSLVVITSPEMAKEVLKTHDLAFANRPLLVAAKIFSYNWMDIAFSPYGNYWRQMRKICLLELLSAKNVKSFNSIRQDEVHRMIEFFRSSPGKPVNVTKRISLFTNSMTCRSAFGQEYKEQDEFVELVKKVSNLMEGFDVADIFPSLKFLHVLTGMKAKVMNTHNEFDAILENIINEHKKTSKSDGESGGEGIIGVLLRLMKEGGLQFPITNDNIKAIISDLFAAGTETSSTTINWAMVEMMKNPSVFSKAQAEVRKILRGKETFGEIDVEEFKYLKMVIKETFRLHPALPLLLPRECREETDLNGYTIPLKTKVVVNVWAMGRDPKYWDDVESFKPERFEHDSMDYIGNNYEYLPFGSGRRICPGISFGLANVYFPLAQLLYHFDWKLPTGINPSELDLTEAAGVACATKNDLHLIATPYQHCQE; the protein is encoded by the exons ATGCAGTTCttcaacttcttttcgcttttcCTTTTTGTGTCATTCCTCTTTTTATTTAAGAAATGGAAGAATTCCAATAGCCAAACCAAAAGATTGCCTCCAGGTCCATGGAAATTACCTATTCTTGGAAGCATGCTTCATATGCTAGGTGGACTGCCACATCATGTCCTTAGAGATTTAGCCAAAAAATATGGACCAATTATGCACCTTCAACTAGGCGAAGTTTCTCTAGTTGTTATTACTTCTCCTGAGATGGCAAAAGAAGTACTAAAAACTCATGACCTTGCTTTTGCAAATAGGCCTTTACTTGTAGCTGCCAAGATTTTTTCTTATAATTGGATGGACATTGCCTTTTCTCCTTATGGCAATTACTGGAGACAAATGCGTAAAATTTGTCTCTTGGAATTGCTCAGTGCCAAAAATGTCAAGTCATTCAACTCAATTAGACAAGATGAAGTTCATCGTATGATTGAATTTTTTCGATCATCTCCTGGTAAGCCAGTTAATGTTACAAAAAGGATTTCACTTTTCACAAACTCTATGACATGTAGATCAGCATTTGGACAAGAATATAAGGAGCAAGACGAATTTGTAGAACTAGTCAAAAAAGTGTCAAACTTAATGGAAGGGTTTGATGTGGCTGATATATTCCCTTCACTGAAGTTTCTTCATGTGCTCACTGGAATGAAGGCTAAAGTTATGAATACACACAATGAATTTGATGCCATTCTtgaaaatatcatcaatgagCACAAGAAGACTTCAAAGAGCGATGGTGAATCAGGAGGTGAAGGTATAATTGGTGTACTGCTAAGACTTATGAAAGAGGGAGGCCTTCAATTTCCAATCACTAACGACAACATCAAAGCTATCATTTCT GACCTATTTGCTGCGGGAACAGAAACTTCATCAACAACAATTAATTGGGCCATGGTCGAAATGATGAAGAATCCAAGTGTATTTTCCAAAGCTCAAGCAGAGGTAAGAAAAATCTTGAGAGGGAAAGAAACTTTTGGTGAAATTGATGTCGAGGAGTTCAAATACCTAAAAATGGTCATTAAAGAAACTTTCAGACTCCATCCTGCACTACCTCTTTTGCTTCCAAGAGAATGTAGAGAAGAAACTGACTTAAACGGCTACACTATTCCATTGAAAACAAAAGTCGTGGTTAATGTTTGGGCAATGGGAAGAGATCCAAAATATTGGGATGACGTAGAAAGCTTTAAACCTGAGAGATTTGAACACGACTCTATGGATTATATTGGTAataattatgaatatcttccctTTGGTAGCGGAAGGAGAATTTGCCCTGGAATATCATTTGGTTTAGCAAATGTTTATTTTCCACTGGCTCAACTGTTGTATCACTTTGACTGGAAACTCCCAACTGGAATCAATCCAAGTGAACTGGACTTGACCGAGGCGGCTGGAGTAGCTTGTGCTACAAAGAATGACCTACACTTGATCGCTACTCCTTATCAACATTGTCAAGAGTGA